One region of Demequina sp. TMPB413 genomic DNA includes:
- a CDS encoding FliI/YscN family ATPase, whose translation MSIPTLFDGYPTAASLEADPVLRRALAAAAPERVGAVSQIVGLSIDVTGISGAVGDLVSIESERDEPTVAEVVAITPHALRCMPLGSVHGLRVGMQARATGSPLTTPTGPQLLGRVLDGLGRPIDGKGPVMNGPHARRESITGSAPSALQRTRVDTPLGLGVRALDTLVTVGRGQRIGLFAGSGVGKSSLLSMVARGTDAEVSVIALVGERGREVREFIEDDLGEEGLARSVVIVATSDEPPMVRLRAAFVATRIAEQLRAEGRHAVLMMDSLTRVAMAQREIGLSVGEPPATRGYPPSTFSVLAQLLERAGTAAQGSVTGIYTVLVDGDDHNEPIADAARSILDGHVVLTRELAVAGHFPSVDVLASVSRVANRVTTAEQQSLALRLRQILAARRRAQDLLDVGAYAAGSNPLVDAAVAHSQHIDSFLRQSLDLVAEPTDSWTQLRALVAQMGAEQ comes from the coding sequence ATGAGCATCCCCACCCTGTTCGACGGGTATCCCACCGCGGCCTCGCTTGAGGCCGATCCGGTGCTGCGCCGCGCGCTCGCGGCCGCCGCACCTGAGCGGGTGGGCGCCGTGTCGCAGATTGTGGGGCTGTCGATCGACGTGACAGGCATCTCCGGCGCGGTGGGCGACCTGGTGTCCATCGAGTCGGAGCGCGACGAGCCGACGGTCGCCGAGGTGGTCGCCATCACCCCGCACGCCTTGCGCTGCATGCCCTTGGGCTCCGTGCACGGCCTGCGCGTCGGAATGCAGGCCAGGGCCACTGGCAGCCCGCTCACCACGCCCACCGGGCCGCAACTCTTGGGACGCGTGCTCGATGGACTGGGACGGCCGATCGACGGCAAGGGTCCCGTCATGAACGGCCCACACGCGCGCCGCGAGTCCATCACGGGCAGCGCGCCTTCCGCGTTGCAGCGCACCAGGGTGGACACCCCGCTGGGTCTGGGCGTACGCGCGCTCGACACCCTCGTGACCGTTGGCCGTGGCCAGCGCATCGGCCTATTCGCCGGCTCCGGCGTCGGCAAGTCGTCGCTCTTGTCGATGGTGGCCCGCGGCACCGACGCCGAAGTCTCCGTCATCGCACTGGTGGGCGAGCGCGGCCGTGAGGTGCGCGAGTTCATCGAGGACGACCTTGGCGAAGAGGGCCTCGCGCGCTCCGTCGTGATTGTGGCAACCTCGGATGAGCCGCCTATGGTGCGTCTGCGCGCCGCCTTCGTGGCCACCCGCATCGCCGAGCAGCTGCGCGCCGAGGGCCGGCACGCGGTGCTCATGATGGACTCGCTCACCCGCGTGGCAATGGCGCAGCGCGAAATCGGGCTGTCCGTGGGGGAGCCCCCCGCGACGCGCGGCTACCCGCCGTCGACCTTCTCCGTGCTTGCCCAGTTGCTCGAGCGGGCCGGCACCGCCGCCCAAGGTTCCGTCACCGGGATCTACACCGTGCTGGTGGACGGCGACGACCACAACGAGCCCATCGCCGACGCCGCCAGGTCCATTCTTGACGGCCACGTGGTGCTCACCCGCGAACTCGCCGTCGCCGGTCACTTCCCTTCCGTCGATGTGCTCGCCTCCGTCTCCCGCGTGGCCAACAGGGTCACGACCGCGGAGCAGCAGTCGCTCGCGCTCAGGTTGCGACAGATTCTCGCTGCGAGGCGCCGCGCCCAGGATTTGCTCGACGTCGGCGCTTACGCCGCCGGCTCGAACCCGCTCGTGGACGCTGCCGTGGCGCACTCGCAGCACATCGATTCTTTCTTGAGACAGAGCCTCGACCTTGTGGCGGAACCCACCGACTCATGGACGCAATTGCGTGCATTGGTGGCGCAGATGGGAGCGGAACAGTGA
- a CDS encoding FliH/SctL family protein, translating to MSTEPSVSTFKPAAITPHRSDTDNPTRAAGFAAGWAAGARAAADAAKADRERMAQEHAAREAARDAATARAVAALGEAIEQWHSRAVPVLDDARRSVYAAALDLASAVLQREVEPGAGSARTLLTRALDLPVEASPTVLRLHPQDLLHVNLLIESGQADVPAGLTLVPDSRLEPGDAITEHENGALDARISTALARAREVLLGDSA from the coding sequence ATGTCAACTGAGCCGAGCGTGTCGACCTTCAAGCCGGCCGCGATCACGCCCCACCGCAGCGACACGGACAACCCCACGCGCGCCGCAGGCTTCGCGGCCGGCTGGGCCGCAGGAGCGCGCGCCGCGGCCGACGCCGCCAAGGCCGATAGGGAACGTATGGCGCAAGAGCACGCGGCCAGGGAGGCCGCGCGTGACGCCGCCACTGCGCGGGCCGTCGCCGCACTCGGTGAGGCCATCGAGCAGTGGCACTCCCGCGCCGTTCCAGTGCTTGACGACGCACGGCGCTCGGTCTACGCGGCAGCGCTTGACCTCGCAAGTGCCGTCCTCCAACGCGAGGTCGAGCCAGGGGCCGGATCGGCTCGCACCCTCCTCACCAGGGCGCTCGACCTGCCCGTCGAGGCCTCTCCCACCGTGCTGCGCCTGCACCCTCAGGATCTGCTCCACGTGAACCTGCTCATCGAGTCAGGCCAGGCCGACGTGCCTGCAGGCCTCACGCTGGTGCCCGACTCGCGGCTCGAGCCCGGTGACGCCATCACCGAACACGAGAACGGCGCGCTCGACGCGAGGATCTCCACCGCGCTCGCTCGCGCCCGCGAGGTTTTGCTGGGTGACAGCGCATGA
- the fliG gene encoding flagellar motor switch protein FliG, with the protein MTALLTGTQKAALLLIQMGRETASRIMSQLNETEIEQLTTEIARLSNVDDDTILDVLEEFKARSNRGPGLSQGGLNFAQRLLEETLGKDKAREVLERLSNSMQGQPFEFLMHAEARQVVSLLVGEHPQTIALVLAHLRPEHASAIMTGFAPEVQTIVARRIALMERASPDVVAVVAESLKRKATAVLTTQEMSAVGGVQPLVEIINRADAATEKLILEGLTESDPELADIIRSMMFVFADITLLEDRAIQLVLRGVEASTLATALKGADDAVREKILKNMSERARTTLEEEIDLLGKVRMSLVEEARSQVVQVIRKLEEAGEIMISRDGEDEYVN; encoded by the coding sequence ATGACCGCGCTACTGACCGGCACCCAGAAGGCCGCGCTCCTGCTGATCCAGATGGGACGGGAGACGGCCTCGCGCATCATGAGCCAGCTCAATGAGACGGAGATCGAGCAGCTCACCACCGAGATTGCTCGTCTCAGCAACGTTGATGACGACACGATCCTGGACGTGCTTGAGGAGTTCAAGGCGAGGTCAAACCGCGGACCTGGCCTCAGCCAGGGTGGTCTCAACTTTGCGCAGCGACTGCTCGAGGAGACGCTTGGCAAGGACAAGGCGCGCGAGGTGCTCGAGCGGTTGTCCAACTCCATGCAGGGCCAGCCCTTCGAGTTCCTGATGCACGCGGAGGCCCGTCAGGTGGTGTCCCTGCTCGTGGGCGAACACCCCCAAACGATCGCGCTCGTGCTCGCGCACCTGCGTCCAGAGCACGCTTCGGCGATCATGACCGGCTTTGCGCCTGAGGTGCAGACGATCGTGGCACGGCGCATCGCGTTGATGGAGCGCGCTTCCCCCGACGTGGTGGCCGTGGTCGCCGAGTCGCTCAAGCGCAAGGCGACCGCCGTGCTGACCACTCAAGAAATGTCGGCAGTAGGCGGCGTGCAGCCGCTCGTCGAGATCATCAACCGTGCCGATGCGGCGACGGAGAAGCTCATCCTCGAAGGCCTCACCGAGAGCGACCCTGAACTCGCGGACATCATCCGCTCCATGATGTTTGTATTTGCGGACATCACCCTGCTCGAGGACCGCGCCATCCAGTTGGTGCTGAGGGGCGTCGAGGCTTCCACGCTCGCGACGGCGCTCAAGGGCGCAGACGACGCTGTGCGCGAGAAGATCCTCAAGAACATGTCCGAGCGCGCCAGGACCACGCTGGAAGAGGAGATCGACCTGCTGGGCAAGGTGCGCATGTCGCTCGTCGAAGAGGCCCGCTCTCAGGTGGTGCAGGTGATCCGCAAGCTCGAAGAGGCTGGCGAGATCATGATCAGCAGGGACGGCGAGGACGAGTATGTCAACTGA
- the fliF gene encoding flagellar basal-body MS-ring/collar protein FliF: MPAPLTTLLGSMNKSIQQLSLAQRVFAVLLAAGILLGAVALGQWATKPTMSPLYTNLSATDAAAIVDQLNASGVEYQLAAGGTTVMVPNAQLYDTRLAVAGAGLPANSDAGYALLDNVSMTSSEFQQQVTYQRALEGELAKTIGAMEGVQAASVKLAIPQDTVFVSEKAAPTASVFVETRAGSSIGTASVQAIVHLVSASIEGMQAEDVAVIDSTGVVLSTVGGDASTLMQAGQVSDYETRVASNVQAMLDRVVGVGNAVVSVSAELDYDKTARTTETFSADEELPPLNESTSVEEYTGGAATDAGILGPDNISVPAGADGGGEYRKETAVNNNAINKVTETLESAPGNVKRQSVSVVVSDEAAADLDMGDLETMVAAAAGVDDERGDVVSVNKMSFDTTTAETAQVALEAASAEAREAATTSMYISIAKWASLAIVVILVFLLILRMSRRAIENERTTLSLEAVEALENRTQEALEARAQAVLDKASEAAGQLGAAPVPDMGSVAASVRDEIMAFASAQPAEVAEVLRGWLVSGRQQ; the protein is encoded by the coding sequence ATGCCCGCACCGCTCACCACGCTGCTCGGCAGCATGAACAAGTCGATCCAGCAGCTCTCTCTCGCGCAGCGCGTCTTCGCGGTGCTCTTGGCGGCAGGCATTCTGCTCGGAGCCGTCGCACTCGGCCAGTGGGCGACCAAGCCGACGATGTCGCCGCTGTACACCAACCTGTCTGCCACGGATGCGGCCGCGATTGTCGACCAGCTGAACGCGAGCGGGGTCGAGTACCAACTCGCAGCTGGAGGCACCACCGTCATGGTGCCGAACGCTCAGTTGTACGACACCCGTTTGGCGGTTGCTGGCGCAGGGCTGCCAGCGAACTCCGACGCCGGATATGCGCTGCTCGACAACGTGTCGATGACCAGCTCCGAGTTCCAGCAGCAAGTGACCTACCAGCGCGCTCTCGAAGGAGAGCTCGCCAAGACCATCGGCGCCATGGAGGGTGTGCAGGCCGCATCCGTCAAGCTCGCGATCCCCCAAGACACCGTCTTTGTCTCCGAGAAGGCGGCTCCCACCGCATCGGTGTTCGTCGAGACCCGCGCGGGCTCCTCCATTGGCACCGCAAGCGTTCAGGCCATCGTGCACCTGGTGTCGGCCTCGATCGAGGGCATGCAGGCTGAAGACGTCGCCGTGATTGACTCCACGGGCGTGGTGTTGTCCACGGTCGGGGGCGACGCGTCCACGCTGATGCAAGCGGGCCAAGTGAGCGACTACGAAACCCGTGTCGCCTCCAACGTCCAAGCGATGCTCGACCGCGTCGTCGGCGTCGGCAATGCCGTGGTGTCTGTGAGCGCAGAACTCGACTACGACAAGACGGCCAGGACCACCGAGACGTTCTCAGCTGACGAGGAACTGCCGCCGCTGAACGAGTCGACCTCGGTCGAGGAGTACACCGGGGGCGCTGCGACAGACGCCGGCATTCTCGGACCCGACAACATCTCGGTTCCCGCGGGTGCCGACGGTGGCGGCGAGTATCGCAAGGAAACCGCCGTCAACAACAACGCCATCAACAAGGTGACGGAGACGCTCGAGTCCGCTCCCGGCAACGTCAAGCGTCAGTCAGTGTCCGTCGTGGTCTCAGACGAGGCCGCAGCCGACCTGGACATGGGCGACCTGGAGACGATGGTCGCGGCCGCCGCTGGCGTCGACGACGAACGAGGAGACGTGGTCTCCGTCAACAAGATGTCCTTTGACACGACGACGGCAGAGACCGCGCAAGTCGCCCTCGAGGCCGCCAGCGCCGAAGCGCGCGAAGCAGCGACCACGTCCATGTACATCTCGATCGCGAAGTGGGCGTCGCTCGCGATCGTGGTCATCCTGGTGTTCCTGCTCATCCTGAGGATGTCGCGCCGCGCGATCGAGAACGAGCGCACGACGCTCAGCCTTGAAGCGGTCGAGGCGCTCGAGAACAGGACTCAAGAAGCGCTCGAAGCGCGGGCCCAAGCGGTGCTCGACAAGGCGTCGGAGGCCGCGGGTCAATTGGGCGCGGCCCCCGTGCCCGACATGGGATCCGTCGCCGCGAGCGTGCGCGACGAGATCATGGCTTTCGCCTCCGCCCAACCGGCCGAAGTGGCCGAGGTGCTGCGCGGCTGGCTCGTCTCGGGTAGGCAGCAATGA
- the fliE gene encoding flagellar hook-basal body complex protein FliE, translating to MFVPAVTSAVSATGYTPVAQPAATRGPSGTDAAFGASFAQSVDGLQAMQSNSAALAVKAVTGDLADVHQYTIAATESAVAMELTATVRNRAIEAFNEIMRMQA from the coding sequence ATGTTTGTGCCAGCAGTGACGTCGGCCGTCAGCGCCACCGGGTACACGCCCGTCGCTCAGCCAGCCGCCACCCGTGGCCCGTCGGGAACCGACGCAGCCTTCGGAGCGTCGTTCGCCCAGAGCGTCGACGGCCTCCAAGCCATGCAGTCGAACTCGGCGGCCCTTGCGGTCAAGGCCGTGACAGGCGACCTTGCCGACGTGCACCAGTACACGATCGCCGCGACGGAATCGGCGGTGGCCATGGAACTCACCGCGACCGTGCGCAACCGCGCGATTGAGGCCTTCAACGAGATCATGAGGATGCAAGCCTGA
- the flgC gene encoding flagellar basal body rod protein FlgC — protein sequence MGTFAALGIAGSGMNVYRHWLDAVSDNLANLNTVRPTDEAAFQARYVVAQANDTQGGDSGGVHVAGAAFGDAAGRLVYEPGHPLADEEGYVRYPDIDMSSQMVQLIMAQRGYQANASVVERAREMYTTALQIGRS from the coding sequence ATGGGGACCTTCGCGGCACTCGGCATCGCCGGTTCAGGAATGAATGTCTACCGCCACTGGCTCGACGCCGTGTCGGACAACCTCGCGAACCTCAACACGGTTCGCCCGACCGACGAGGCGGCCTTCCAGGCCCGTTACGTCGTGGCGCAAGCGAATGACACCCAGGGCGGCGACTCTGGAGGCGTGCACGTTGCTGGCGCCGCCTTCGGCGACGCGGCCGGCCGACTCGTCTACGAGCCCGGCCATCCCCTGGCCGACGAAGAGGGCTACGTCCGCTACCCCGACATCGACATGTCAAGCCAGATGGTCCAACTGATCATGGCGCAGCGCGGCTACCAAGCCAACGCCTCCGTCGTCGAGCGGGCCCGCGAGATGTACACCACCGCACTCCAGATCGGGAGGTCCTGA
- a CDS encoding flagellar basal body protein — protein MFGSVSFDAMSGALDSLSLRQRVIADNVANVQTPGFQARRVQFEQALSSAVGDGSGRVQAKVLTSLEPTRENGNNVNLDTEVLSNIDTNLRFQLATRAMDGKFSAIRTALRSN, from the coding sequence GTGTTTGGTTCCGTCAGCTTCGACGCCATGTCGGGCGCGCTTGACTCCCTGTCGCTGCGCCAACGGGTCATCGCCGACAACGTCGCCAACGTGCAGACGCCTGGCTTCCAGGCCCGACGCGTCCAGTTCGAGCAGGCGCTCAGCAGCGCCGTAGGCGACGGCTCAGGGCGGGTGCAGGCCAAAGTGCTCACCTCGCTCGAGCCGACTCGCGAGAACGGCAACAACGTCAACCTCGACACCGAGGTGCTGTCCAACATCGACACGAATTTGCGCTTCCAACTGGCCACCCGCGCCATGGATGGGAAGTTCTCCGCAATCCGCACGGCCTTGAGGTCCAACTGA
- the fliS gene encoding flagellar export chaperone FliS, whose protein sequence is MNYANLRERYVQDAVATASPATLLIMLYDRLVLDLLRAEAALGEGNREAANQQLNHAQDIVSELAATLDLDAWEGARQLMSVYTFLSTSLVEANIQADAAKVAACRGLVEPLQEAWQQAARQVAEAEPERSFGELGVA, encoded by the coding sequence ATGAACTACGCGAATCTCCGCGAACGGTACGTGCAGGACGCAGTCGCGACTGCGTCGCCTGCCACGCTGCTGATCATGCTGTATGACCGCCTCGTCCTTGACCTGTTGCGCGCGGAAGCGGCACTCGGAGAGGGAAACAGGGAAGCGGCCAACCAGCAACTCAACCACGCCCAAGACATCGTCTCCGAACTGGCCGCCACCCTCGATCTCGACGCCTGGGAAGGCGCGCGCCAACTCATGTCCGTCTACACGTTCCTGTCCACCTCACTGGTGGAGGCGAACATCCAAGCCGACGCTGCGAAGGTTGCCGCGTGCCGAGGCCTCGTCGAGCCCCTCCAGGAGGCATGGCAGCAGGCCGCTCGCCAGGTAGCAGAGGCGGAGCCGGAGCGCTCGTTTGGGGAACTGGGCGTCGCATGA
- the fliD gene encoding flagellar filament capping protein FliD has translation MSTFGIDGLSSGLDTTSIISQLMKLEAAPQTLLKAKQSTTQSIAAALQAINVKTKSLGEVAAKAASADNWTSYKATSSSSAAKASTTTSATAGTLTFSVDAVATKQVSLTDAVTTGAGLTTDNPPTLTLKTAQNTYVSVTAASNSLGDIAKAINDSDMGIKATTVQVSGGATPTYRLQFTSETTGADGAFELFVGDEAAVIAATADPLATSVVTTPADASITLWKGSAYEQTYTQSSNTFAGVMTGVDVTVSKATEAGETVTINVAPDAAAVKSLASNLVNAIGVVFSDIASRTKATTTTKSDGTTAVAGGLLSGDSAVRSLQNQLTQAASYPVDGKSPSTVGIVVGRDGTFTFDEDVFAAALADDPDGTALFVQKLAERVQGVAENQSDAQTGALTLKITGQESLAKDYADRISAWDDRLAVRQETLQAQYTALEVALSGLNAQSSWLSGQLESLSANWQS, from the coding sequence ATGTCGACATTCGGTATCGACGGACTCTCGTCAGGCCTCGACACGACCAGCATCATCTCGCAGCTCATGAAGCTCGAGGCTGCACCGCAGACGCTTCTCAAGGCCAAGCAGTCCACTACCCAGAGCATCGCCGCGGCTCTCCAGGCCATCAACGTCAAGACTAAGTCCCTCGGCGAAGTCGCTGCCAAAGCAGCATCCGCCGACAACTGGACCTCTTATAAGGCCACCTCGTCGTCGTCGGCCGCCAAGGCGAGCACGACGACCTCCGCCACGGCGGGAACCCTCACCTTCTCCGTCGACGCGGTCGCTACCAAGCAGGTATCGCTGACCGACGCGGTCACCACCGGCGCAGGACTCACCACTGACAACCCTCCGACGCTCACCCTTAAGACGGCCCAGAACACCTACGTGTCCGTAACGGCCGCCTCCAACTCGCTCGGGGACATCGCGAAGGCCATCAACGACTCCGACATGGGGATCAAGGCCACGACCGTGCAGGTGTCGGGCGGCGCGACTCCCACGTATCGCCTGCAGTTCACGTCTGAGACGACGGGAGCTGACGGCGCCTTTGAACTCTTTGTGGGCGACGAGGCCGCGGTGATCGCGGCGACCGCGGATCCGCTGGCCACCTCCGTCGTCACCACGCCTGCCGATGCGTCCATCACGCTGTGGAAGGGCTCGGCGTACGAGCAGACCTACACGCAATCGTCGAACACCTTTGCAGGCGTCATGACGGGCGTCGACGTGACCGTCTCGAAGGCCACCGAAGCAGGCGAGACCGTGACGATCAACGTGGCGCCAGATGCCGCCGCCGTGAAGAGTCTCGCCTCGAACTTGGTGAACGCGATCGGTGTGGTCTTCTCCGACATTGCTTCGCGCACCAAGGCGACCACTACGACCAAATCAGATGGCACCACGGCTGTGGCGGGAGGATTGCTCTCGGGTGACTCTGCGGTCAGGTCGCTCCAGAACCAGTTGACGCAGGCGGCGAGTTACCCAGTCGACGGCAAGTCGCCGTCGACCGTCGGCATTGTGGTGGGACGCGACGGCACTTTCACGTTCGACGAGGACGTCTTCGCGGCGGCGCTCGCAGACGACCCCGACGGAACGGCGCTCTTTGTACAGAAGCTGGCAGAGCGGGTGCAAGGCGTTGCCGAGAACCAGTCGGACGCTCAGACAGGGGCGCTGACCCTCAAGATCACCGGTCAGGAATCGCTCGCCAAGGACTACGCTGACCGCATCAGCGCGTGGGACGACAGGCTCGCTGTGCGTCAAGAGACCCTCCAGGCTCAATACACCGCGCTCGAAGTCGCGCTTTCGGGCCTGAACGCGCAGTCCTCCTGGCTAAGCGGCCAACTCGAGAGCCTGTCCGCGAACTGGCAGTCATAG
- a CDS encoding flagellin yields MGLSINQNIAAVNSYRNLSNTQNDLSKSLEKLSSGFRINRAADDAAGLAISEGLRSQIGGLKQAVRNSQDGISVVQTAEGALTETHAILQRMRDLGVQAANDGGLSSDAKGNIQSEMSQLKDELTRIADTTQFNGTKLLDGNYTGKFQVGANVGETISVGIGTSMGAAGLGVGGVDVTTAGGAGAAASVWTSSADFSGATIAASTTVDVVVNGKTVTLDGGAAGIDETGIATQITAAGVGVTATMNGTALELTATNDGPSAISVSGFSAIVAGTDEGTLVAGSNGATSGAENAITAIDAAIKTVSTTRADLGAVQNRFDHTVKNLNVAVENLSASESRIRDTDMASEMVNFTRAQILSQAGTAMLAQANQIPQGVLSLLR; encoded by the coding sequence ATGGGTCTCTCAATCAACCAGAACATTGCGGCTGTCAACAGCTACCGCAACCTGTCCAACACGCAGAACGACCTGAGCAAGTCGCTCGAGAAGCTCTCAAGTGGTTTCCGCATCAACCGCGCAGCAGACGACGCTGCCGGCCTCGCCATTTCTGAGGGCCTTCGCTCGCAGATCGGTGGCCTGAAGCAGGCAGTACGCAACTCGCAGGACGGCATCTCGGTCGTGCAGACCGCTGAAGGCGCCCTGACCGAGACCCACGCGATCCTGCAGCGTATGCGTGACCTCGGTGTGCAGGCGGCCAACGATGGCGGTCTGTCATCCGACGCCAAGGGCAACATCCAGTCCGAAATGAGCCAGCTGAAGGACGAGCTGACCCGCATCGCGGACACCACGCAGTTCAACGGCACCAAGCTCCTTGACGGCAACTACACCGGCAAGTTCCAGGTCGGTGCCAACGTTGGCGAGACCATCTCTGTGGGCATCGGCACCTCGATGGGTGCTGCCGGCCTTGGTGTTGGTGGCGTGGACGTCACCACTGCTGGTGGCGCGGGTGCAGCCGCATCCGTGTGGACCAGCTCGGCTGACTTCTCTGGTGCCACCATCGCGGCCAGCACCACTGTCGACGTCGTTGTCAACGGCAAGACCGTCACCCTCGACGGCGGCGCTGCCGGCATCGATGAGACGGGCATCGCCACTCAGATCACTGCTGCGGGCGTTGGCGTGACCGCCACCATGAACGGCACTGCGCTCGAGTTGACCGCGACCAACGATGGCCCCAGCGCCATCTCGGTGTCGGGGTTCAGCGCGATCGTCGCTGGCACTGACGAAGGTACCCTCGTCGCTGGTAGCAACGGTGCCACGTCCGGTGCGGAGAACGCCATCACGGCGATCGACGCAGCCATCAAGACGGTTTCCACCACGCGTGCCGACCTCGGTGCCGTGCAGAACCGCTTTGACCACACCGTCAAGAACCTCAACGTTGCGGTGGAGAACCTCTCCGCTTCCGAGAGCCGGATCCGCGACACGGACATGGCCAGCGAAATGGTCAACTTCACCCGTGCACAGATCCTGTCGCAGGCTGGCACCGCCATGCTCGCGCAGGCCAACCAGATTCCTCAGGGCGTTCTTTCGCTCCTGCGGTAA
- a CDS encoding sigma-70 family RNA polymerase sigma factor has product MNEAMNRSNALVEAHLALVGYNVNEVLARVPSHVSRADLMSAGAMALVRAARSFDDTKGVPFARYASMRIRGALVDELRSMDWVPRGARRRARTAADVSDMLTSRLGRTPTKAEIAHAMGISVEEVHAAHADADTRVLSMDAFDGAVADMVVDSSVGPLDALVNSEQIEYLRAGIECLPEKLAYVVDQLFFHDRPVVELAEEMGLTRSRISQLRTEALALLKDGLKANLDSDAVPTVDPHEGVVERRRKAYYAAIAARTAETRGAAAVAPSVEAASHAWARAAS; this is encoded by the coding sequence ATGAACGAAGCGATGAACCGATCCAACGCCCTGGTGGAAGCCCACCTCGCGCTGGTGGGATACAACGTGAACGAGGTCCTCGCTCGCGTGCCATCGCACGTCTCTCGGGCCGACCTGATGTCTGCCGGGGCGATGGCGCTGGTGCGGGCGGCCCGTTCCTTTGACGACACCAAGGGCGTTCCTTTTGCGCGCTACGCCTCGATGCGTATCCGTGGCGCACTGGTCGACGAGCTGCGCTCGATGGACTGGGTGCCTCGCGGAGCCCGTCGACGCGCTCGCACCGCGGCCGATGTGAGCGACATGCTCACCAGCAGGCTCGGTCGCACGCCCACCAAGGCGGAGATCGCTCACGCCATGGGGATCAGCGTAGAAGAGGTGCACGCGGCCCACGCCGATGCCGACACACGTGTCCTTTCCATGGACGCCTTCGACGGCGCCGTGGCCGACATGGTGGTCGACTCTTCTGTCGGTCCGCTCGACGCGCTCGTCAACTCCGAACAGATCGAGTACTTGCGTGCCGGCATCGAGTGCCTGCCAGAGAAGCTCGCCTACGTGGTTGACCAGTTGTTCTTCCATGACCGTCCAGTGGTGGAGTTGGCAGAAGAGATGGGTCTCACCCGTTCTCGCATCAGCCAACTTCGCACTGAGGCCCTCGCGCTCTTGAAGGATGGCCTCAAGGCCAACTTGGACTCCGACGCCGTACCCACGGTGGATCCCCACGAAGGAGTGGTCGAGCGTCGCCGCAAGGCGTACTACGCGGCCATTGCCGCGCGGACGGCAGAAACCCGCGGAGCTGCGGCTGTCGCCCCTTCGGTCGAAGCCGCCTCTCACGCTTGGGCGCGCGCGGCAAGTTAA
- the flgN gene encoding flagellar export chaperone FlgN has product MGLNELSTVLWRERELLEMLLFKLEEEELVLASGRSRWLGRATREVEAVLDQIRGIELGRAVEADDAAREVGITEGASLMELAKAAPSPWNDLLRSHHVALTDITAQIDALAHSNREILAQQVRDTQDALMGISDTVKTYNPKGGSASGTDAAFLIDEAL; this is encoded by the coding sequence GTGGGACTCAATGAACTGTCGACCGTGCTGTGGCGCGAGCGAGAACTTCTCGAAATGTTGTTGTTCAAGTTGGAAGAAGAGGAACTCGTGCTCGCGAGCGGACGCTCGCGCTGGCTCGGGCGCGCGACGCGCGAGGTCGAGGCCGTACTTGACCAGATCCGCGGCATCGAACTTGGTCGCGCCGTCGAGGCCGACGACGCCGCCCGCGAAGTCGGTATCACCGAAGGCGCCTCTCTGATGGAGTTGGCCAAGGCCGCCCCGTCGCCGTGGAACGACCTGTTGCGCAGCCACCACGTGGCCCTGACGGACATCACCGCGCAGATCGACGCGCTCGCCCACTCCAATCGGGAGATTCTGGCGCAGCAGGTGCGTGACACCCAAGACGCGCTCATGGGCATCAGCGACACCGTCAAGACGTACAACCCCAAGGGCGGCTCCGCCTCAGGCACCGATGCTGCCTTCCTGATTGACGAGGCGCTGTAA